Proteins from one Ipomoea triloba cultivar NCNSP0323 chromosome 1, ASM357664v1 genomic window:
- the LOC116019935 gene encoding putative callose synthase 8 isoform X1: MSEIVVAEPIGGDEGASTSYRSGSDRPFITRSITYWPEHAPEPFDSEKLPVTLASDIQRFLRVANQIQLEEPRVAYLCRFHAFEVAHNLDRNSNGRGVRQFKTALLQRLEHDEETTIRKRKERSDLRELRRVYHKFKNYIIKHVGDSNLKNREKLTKARAIASVLFEVLSIVSSAAGFKALADNESIDTKSELFVPYNILPLDQGGVHHPIMQLPEIKAAVAAIRNIRGLPFLEECGRRLAYMDLFDWLQFCFGFQKGNVDNQREHLILLIANINIRLAHKQTLVPKSGDLAIDELMKRFFKNYSDWCKFLGRNSSIRLPFLKQEALQYKLLYIGLYLLIWGEAANLRLMPECLCYIFHNMAYELHSMLIDAVSMTTGEKFMPAYGGGYESFLNNVVSPIYEVISKEAEKNKNGTTDHSTWRNYDDLNEFFWSPDCFQIGWPMRLDHDFFCVKSVPDQKVEKVRSPVGNVEDKKNDANEAENEDEEMGLKEEEPRKPKWLGKTNFVEIRSFWQIFRSFDRLWNFLILSLQAMIIMASHDLESPLQVFDAAILEDVMSIFITSAILKLVHAILDIVFTWKARSTMDSAQTTKCLLKVVVAMIWTTILPIFYANSRRKYTCYSTDGGSWLGEWCYSSYMVAVAFYLMTNAFDTILFLVPAVGKYIETSNFRVCTLLSWWTQPRLFVGRGMQESQLSILKYTLFWVLLLLSKLTFSYIFEIKPLISPTRQIMTIGVKGYDWHELFPKVKNNCGAIAAIWAPIIFVYFMDAQIWYSVYCSVFGGVYGILRHLGEIRTLGMLRSRFHTLPSAFNKYLVPPQAKDSPNGIKRLLFHQRFQKASGNEKNGVVNFALVWNQIIYSFREEDLISNREVDLMKIPVSSELFLGRVRWPVFLLANQLSTALCIARDFVGKDAQLLKKIKKDTCMYLVVTECYELLKDILEILVVGDLERRIVSSIFIEIEESIGRSTFIKDLKISELPQLHEKCIELVELLVEGNEDHHSTVVLVLQDIFELVTSDLMRNGSRVLASLQAEQEKEPTEIFSSPIEPLLFASKRCIHFPLPDTDSIMEKIKRFLLLLTIKDKALDVPKNLEARRRISFFATSLFMDMPSAPKVRNMLSFSILTPHYMEEVKFSSKELRSRKQGVSINFYMKKIYPDEWENFSERIGMEISNESNDDLYEEDLRKWASFRGQTLSRTVRGMMYYREAIKLQAFLDMAENDDILRGYDNDRLAAQLEALADMKFTHVVSCQMFGSQKTSGDPQAQDILDLMKMYPSLRVAYVEEKEEGKSQKTYSSILVKAINGFDQEVYRIKLPGSPNIGEGKPENQNHAIIFTRGEALQAIDMNQDNYMEEALKMRNILQEFLNNRGHRPPTIIGMREHIFTGSVSSLAWFMSYQETSFVTIGQRLLANPLRVRFHYGHPDLFDRIFHLTRGGISKASKTINLSEDVFAGFNTTLRRGCVTYLEYMQVGKGRDVGLNQISKFEAKVANGNSEQTISRDIYRLGHRFDFFRMLSCYFTTIGFYFNSLISVITIYVFLYGQLYLVLSGLQKALLIEAKVQNLKSLETALASQSFIQLGLLTGLPMVIEIGLERGFLNALKDFVLMQLQLAAVFFTFSYGTKSHYFGRTILHGGAKYRPTGRKVVVFHASFTENYRLYSRSHFIKGFELLLLLIVYDLFRRAYENTMVYVLITYAVWFMSMTWLLAPFLFNPSGFDWGKIVDDWKDWNKWIQQQGGIGIQQDKSWQSWWYDEQAHLRHSGLLSRLIEILLSLRFFIYQYGLVYHLDISGDNKNFIVYLLSWVVIVMIFLLVKAVSIGRHFLSANYHLAFRLFKALLFLGVVSTIITLSIICDLSVRDLIVCCLAFLPTGWGLIMVAQAVRPMIEGTGLWHFTQVFAQAYDYGMGVVIFAPLACLAWMPIISAFQTRFLFNEAFNRSLQIDSILYGKKKRK, from the exons ATGTCGGAGATCGTTGTTGCAGAGCCCATCGGCGGTGATGAGGGGGCTAGTACGAGCTACAGAAGCGGCAGCGACAGGCCGTTCATCACAAGATCAATCACTTACTGGCCTGAACATGCCCCCGAGCCCTTTGACAGTGAAAAGCTGCCCGTCACTTTGGCCTCCGATATTCAGAGGTTTCTTCGTGTCGCCAATCAAATTCAACTCGAGGAGCCTCGTGTAGCCTATCTTT GTCGGTTCCATGCTTTTGAAGTAGCCCACAACTTGGACCGGAATTCAAATGGACGAGGCGTACGACAATTCAAGACTGCTCTTCTTCAACGCCTTGAACAT GATGAAGAAACCACTATTAGGAAAAGGAAGGAAAGGAGTGATCTGCGTGAACTTAGACGCGTTTATCATAAGTTCAAAAACTACATCATCAAGCATGTTGGAGATTCCAATCTTAAGAATAG AGAGAAGTTGACCAAAGCTCGAGCCATTGCTTCAGTTTTGTTTGAAGTATTGAGCATAGTTTCCAGTGCAGCAGGTTTTAAg GCCCTTGCTGACAATGAGAGCATTGACACTAAATCTGAATTATTTGTGCCATATAACATCCTCCCTCTTGATCAGGGAGGGGTTCATCATCCAATTATGCAACTTCCAGAG ATTAAAGCTGCTGTTGCTGCTATTCGCAATATTCGTGGTTTGCCCTTCCTTGAAGAATGTGGAAGACGATTGGCTTACATGGATTTGTTTGATTGGCTCCAGTTTTGCTTTGGATTTCAA AAAGGAAATGTTGACAACCAGAGAGAGCATTTAATTCTTCTTATTGCTAACATCAATATCAGGCTAGCTCATAAGCAAACATTAGTTCCAAAG TCAGGTGATCTTGCTATTGATGAGCTCATGAAGAGGTTCTTCAAAAATTATTCAGATTGGTGCAAATTCTTGGGTAGAAACAGCAGCATTAG ACTGCCATTCCTGAAACAGGAGGCCCTGCAGTacaaacttttatatataggacTTTATCTTCTAATATGGGGAGAGGCTGCTAATTTAAGGTTGATGCCAGAGTGCCTATGTTACATATTTCACAAT ATGGCCTATGAATTGCACAGCATGTTGATTGATGCTGTAAGTATGACAACTGGAGAAAAATTTATGCCAGCTTATGGAGGAGGATATGAGTCCTTTCTTAACAATGTAGTTTCACCAATATACGAAGTTATAAGTAAG GAAGCCGAGAAAAACAAAAATGGCACAACTGATCATTCAACCTGGAGGAACTATGATGATCTCAATGAGTTTTTCTG GTCTCCAGATTGTTTCCAAATAGGTTGGCCCATGCGCCTggaccatgatttcttttgtgTAAAATCTGTACCAGATCAGAAAGTGGAAAAGGTTCGGAGTCCAGTTGGAAATGTTGAGgacaaaaaaaatgatgcaaATGAAGCtgaaaatgaagatgaagaaatgggG TTGAAAGAAGAAGAGCCACGGAAACCGAAATGGTTAGGGAAGACAAACTTTGTGGAGATCCGTTCATTTTGGCAGATTTTTAGAAGCTTTGATAGGTTATGGAACTTTCTTATCCTTTCACTTCAG GCTATGATAATTATGGCATCTCATGATTTGGAGTCGCCTCTACAAGTGTTTGATGCTGCAATACTGGAGGATGTTATGAGTATCTTCATTACGTCTGCCATCCTTAAACTTGTACATG CTATTCTGGACATTGTATTTACATGGAAAGCAAGAAGTACAATGGACTCTGCTCAAACTACAAAATGTCTACTGAAGGTGGTTGTTGCTATGATATGGACCACCATTCTTCCAATATTTTATGCAAATTCTCGACGAAAATATACTTGTTATTCAACAGACGGTGGAAGCTGGCTTGGAGAGTGGTGTTATTCCTCCTATATGGTTGCAGTTGCATTTTATTTGATGACTAACGCTTTTGACACAATTCTGTTTCTTGTGCCTGCGGTTGGAAAATACATTGAGACCTCCAATTTCCGTGTATGCACACTTTTGTCTTGGTGGACACAG CCTAGACTATTTGTTGGACGAGGAATGCAAGAAAGCCAACTCTCAATTCTGAA GTATACACTCTTTTGGGTCTTGTTATTGCTCAGCAAACTCACATTTAGCTATATATTTGAG ATAAAACCACTTATATCACCTACAAGACAGATCATGACGATTGGGGTTAAAGGTTATGACTGGCATGAGCTTTTCCCCAAAG TGAAGAATAATTGTGGAGCGATCGCTGCTATATGGGCACCTATTATATTT GTATATTTCATGGATGCACAAATCTGGTATTCTGTTTATTGTTCTGTTTTTGGTGGAGTGTATGGAATTCTGCGCCACCTTGGTGAA ATTAGGACCTTAGGAATGCTGAGAAGCAGATTTCACACTTTGCCTTCTGCATTCAACAAGTATCTCGTTCCACCACAAGCAAAAGACAGTCCGAATGGAATAAAAAGGTTGTTATTCCACCAGAGATTTCAAAAG GCTTCAGGAAATGAGAAGAATGGTGTTGTGAACTTTGCTCTTGTATGGAACCAAATTATTTATAGCTTCCGTGAAGAGGACTTGATTAGCAACAG GGAGGTGGATTTGATGAAAATACCTGTGTCATCAGAGTTATTCTTAGGCCGGGTTCGTTGGCCTGTATTCCTCTTAGCAAACCAG CTTTCAACAGCACTTTGTATAGCCCGAGATTTTGTGGGAAAAGATGCACAACTTttgaaaaagattaaaaaggacACCTGCATGTACCTGGTTGTAACTGAGTGTTATGAGTTACTGAAAGACATCCTAGAAATCCTTGTTGTTGGTGACCTGGAGAGAAG GATTGTTTCTAGTATATTCATTGAAATTGAGGAGAGTATTGGAAGATCAACTTTTATTAAGGACCTAAAGATAAGTGAACTACCACAGTTACATGAGAAATGTATCGAGTTAGTTGAACTTCTG GTTGAGGGAAATGAAGACCACCATAGCACGGTAGTATTGGTACTCCAAGATATATTTGAGCTCGTAACCAGTGATTTGATGCGAAATGGTTCAAG AGTACTGGCTTCACTTCAGGCTGAACAAGAAAAGGAGCCAACTGAAATTTTTTCTAGTCCAATTGAGCCACTACTGTTTGCATCAAAGCGCTGTATCCATTTTCCGTTGCCAGATACTGACTCCATAATGGAAAAG ATCAAACGATTTCTTTTGCTGCTCACTATCAAAGATAAAGCATTGGATGTGCCCAAGAACCTGGAGGCTCGGAGACGGATTTCATTTTTTGCCACATCTCTATTTATGGACATGCCAAGTGCCCCAAAAGTACGCAACATGCTGTCTTTCAG CATTCTGACTCCACACTACATGGAAGAAGTTAAGTTTTCATCAAAAGAGCTTCGTTCACGCAAACAAGGAGtgtccattaatttctatatgaAGAAGATATATCCAG ATGAATGGGAAAACTTTTCAGAACGTATAGGAATGGAAATATCAAATGAATCCAATGATGACCTTTATGAGGAAGATCTGAGGAAATGGGCATCTTTTCGAGGGCAAACTCTAAGCAGGACAG TGCGAGGAATGATGTACTACAGGGAAGCTATAAAGTTGCAAGCTTTTCTTGACATGGCTGAGAATGATG ACATACTTAGAGGTTATGACAATGACAGATTAGCAGCTCAACTTGAAGCATTAGCAGACATGAAATTTACTCATGTTGTTTCCTGTCAAATGTTTGGATCTCAAAAGACCTCCGGAGACCCACAGGCACAAGACATACTTGATTTGATGAAAAT GTATCCTTCTCTCCGTGTTGCATAtgttgaagagaaagaagaaggaaaatctcAAAAAACTTATTCATCTATACTGGTTAAAGCTATCAACGGTTTTGACCAG GAGGTGTATCGCATTAAACTCCCTGGTTCACCAAATATTGGAGAAGGCAAACCAGAGAATCAAAATCATGCCATAATTTTTACACGCGGGGAAGCTCTCCAAGCAATCGACATGAACCAA GATAATTATATGGAAGAAGCTCTCAAAATGAGAAATATCTTGCAGGAATTTCTGAATAACCGAGGTCATAGGCCTCCCACGATCATTGGCATGAGAGAACATATATTTACTGGAAG TGTTTCTTCTTTAGCTTGGTTCATGTCCTATCAAGAAACCAGCTTTGTTACAATTGGCCAAAGACTTCTAGCTAACCCACTCAG GGTCAGGTTCCATTATGGTCATCCTGATTTGTTTGATAGAATATTTCACTTGACAAGGGGAGGCATAAGCAAAGCATCAAAAACAATTAACTTGAGTGAGGATGTTTTCGCAG GATTTAACACTACACTACGCCGGGGATGTGTTACATATCTTGAGTATATGCAAGTTGGCAAAGGTCGTGATGTAGGACTCAACCAGATCTCAAAGTTTGAAGCGAAAGTAGCAAATGGCAACAGTGAGCAAACAATTAGTCGAGACATATACCGCCTTGGACATCGATTTGACTTCTTTCGGATGCTCTCTTGTTATTTCACAACAATAGGTTTCTACTTTAACAGCCTG ATATCAGTgataacaatttatgtgttcCTTTACGGCCAGTTATACCTAGTCCTAAGCGGTCTTCAAAAAGCACTTCTGATTGAGGCAAAAGTGCAAAACTTAAAATCACTTGAAACGGCTTTAGCCTCACAGTCATTTATCCAGCTTGGGCTCTTGACAGGCTTACCAATGGTTATAGAGATTGGGCTGGAGAGAGGGTTTCTCAATGCACTTAAAGATTTTGTGCTCATGCAACTGCAACTAGCTGCTGTATTCTTTACATTTTCATATGGTACCAAATCTCACTACTTTGGTAGAACAATCCTCCATGGGGGTGCCAAGTATAGGCCAACTGGGCGCAAGGTTGTGGTTTTTCATGCAAGCTTCACTGAAAACTATAGATTATACTCACGGAGCCACTTTATAAAAGGATTTGAGCTTCTGCTTCTGTTGATTGTTTATGATTTATTTAGACGAGCATACGAAAACACCATGGTTTATGTACTGATTACTTATGCAGTCTGGTTCATGTCAATGACTTGGTTGCTTGCACCATTTCTATTTAATCCCTCTGGATTTGACTGGGGCAAGATAGTAGATGACTGGAAAGATTGGAACAAGTGGATACAGCAGCAAGGTGGTATAGGAATCCAACAGGATAAAAGTTGGCAGTCATGGTGGTATGACGAGCAAGCTCATCTCCGTCATTCAGGGCTGCTTTCTCGGTTGATTGAGATACTTCTTTCTCTAAGATTTTTTATTTACCAATATGGATTGGTCTATCACCTTGATATATCCGGGGACAataaaaatttcattgtttatttGCTCTCATGGGTTGTCATTGTCATGATTTTCCTTTTGGTCAAG GCTGTCAGTATTGGGAGGCACTTTCTCAGCGCTAACTATCATCTAGCCTTCCGGCTCTTCAAAGCACTGCTTTTCCTGGGAGTTGTGTCTACAATTATAACCCTCTCAATCATCTGTGATCTATCAGTGCGAGATTTGATCGTCTGCTGTCTAGCGTTTCTGCCAACCGGATGGGGCTTGATAATG GTTGCACAGGCTGTGAGACCGATGATTGAAGGAACCGGGCTATGGCATTTCACTCAGGTGTTTGCTCAAGCTTATGATTATGGAATGGGAGTAGTTATCTTTGCTCCTCTAGCTTGCCTGGCTTGGATGCCAATCATTTCCGCCTTCCAAACACGTTTTCTTTTCAACGAGGCTTTCAACAGGAGCCTGCAGATTGACTCTATTCTGTATGGGAAGAAGAAACGAAAATGA
- the LOC116019935 gene encoding putative callose synthase 8 isoform X3: MKRFFKNYSDWCKFLGRNSSIRLPFLKQEALQYKLLYIGLYLLIWGEAANLRLMPECLCYIFHNMAYELHSMLIDAVSMTTGEKFMPAYGGGYESFLNNVVSPIYEVISKEAEKNKNGTTDHSTWRNYDDLNEFFWSPDCFQIGWPMRLDHDFFCVKSVPDQKVEKVRSPVGNVEDKKNDANEAENEDEEMGLKEEEPRKPKWLGKTNFVEIRSFWQIFRSFDRLWNFLILSLQAMIIMASHDLESPLQVFDAAILEDVMSIFITSAILKLVHAILDIVFTWKARSTMDSAQTTKCLLKVVVAMIWTTILPIFYANSRRKYTCYSTDGGSWLGEWCYSSYMVAVAFYLMTNAFDTILFLVPAVGKYIETSNFRVCTLLSWWTQPRLFVGRGMQESQLSILKYTLFWVLLLLSKLTFSYIFEIKPLISPTRQIMTIGVKGYDWHELFPKVKNNCGAIAAIWAPIIFVYFMDAQIWYSVYCSVFGGVYGILRHLGEIRTLGMLRSRFHTLPSAFNKYLVPPQAKDSPNGIKRLLFHQRFQKASGNEKNGVVNFALVWNQIIYSFREEDLISNREVDLMKIPVSSELFLGRVRWPVFLLANQLSTALCIARDFVGKDAQLLKKIKKDTCMYLVVTECYELLKDILEILVVGDLERRIVSSIFIEIEESIGRSTFIKDLKISELPQLHEKCIELVELLVEGNEDHHSTVVLVLQDIFELVTSDLMRNGSRVLASLQAEQEKEPTEIFSSPIEPLLFASKRCIHFPLPDTDSIMEKIKRFLLLLTIKDKALDVPKNLEARRRISFFATSLFMDMPSAPKVRNMLSFSILTPHYMEEVKFSSKELRSRKQGVSINFYMKKIYPDEWENFSERIGMEISNESNDDLYEEDLRKWASFRGQTLSRTVRGMMYYREAIKLQAFLDMAENDDILRGYDNDRLAAQLEALADMKFTHVVSCQMFGSQKTSGDPQAQDILDLMKMYPSLRVAYVEEKEEGKSQKTYSSILVKAINGFDQEVYRIKLPGSPNIGEGKPENQNHAIIFTRGEALQAIDMNQDNYMEEALKMRNILQEFLNNRGHRPPTIIGMREHIFTGSVSSLAWFMSYQETSFVTIGQRLLANPLRVRFHYGHPDLFDRIFHLTRGGISKASKTINLSEDVFAGFNTTLRRGCVTYLEYMQVGKGRDVGLNQISKFEAKVANGNSEQTISRDIYRLGHRFDFFRMLSCYFTTIGFYFNSLISVITIYVFLYGQLYLVLSGLQKALLIEAKVQNLKSLETALASQSFIQLGLLTGLPMVIEIGLERGFLNALKDFVLMQLQLAAVFFTFSYGTKSHYFGRTILHGGAKYRPTGRKVVVFHASFTENYRLYSRSHFIKGFELLLLLIVYDLFRRAYENTMVYVLITYAVWFMSMTWLLAPFLFNPSGFDWGKIVDDWKDWNKWIQQQGGIGIQQDKSWQSWWYDEQAHLRHSGLLSRLIEILLSLRFFIYQYGLVYHLDISGDNKNFIVYLLSWVVIVMIFLLVKAVSIGRHFLSANYHLAFRLFKALLFLGVVSTIITLSIICDLSVRDLIVCCLAFLPTGWGLIMVAQAVRPMIEGTGLWHFTQVFAQAYDYGMGVVIFAPLACLAWMPIISAFQTRFLFNEAFNRSLQIDSILYGKKKRK; this comes from the exons ATGAAGAGGTTCTTCAAAAATTATTCAGATTGGTGCAAATTCTTGGGTAGAAACAGCAGCATTAG ACTGCCATTCCTGAAACAGGAGGCCCTGCAGTacaaacttttatatataggacTTTATCTTCTAATATGGGGAGAGGCTGCTAATTTAAGGTTGATGCCAGAGTGCCTATGTTACATATTTCACAAT ATGGCCTATGAATTGCACAGCATGTTGATTGATGCTGTAAGTATGACAACTGGAGAAAAATTTATGCCAGCTTATGGAGGAGGATATGAGTCCTTTCTTAACAATGTAGTTTCACCAATATACGAAGTTATAAGTAAG GAAGCCGAGAAAAACAAAAATGGCACAACTGATCATTCAACCTGGAGGAACTATGATGATCTCAATGAGTTTTTCTG GTCTCCAGATTGTTTCCAAATAGGTTGGCCCATGCGCCTggaccatgatttcttttgtgTAAAATCTGTACCAGATCAGAAAGTGGAAAAGGTTCGGAGTCCAGTTGGAAATGTTGAGgacaaaaaaaatgatgcaaATGAAGCtgaaaatgaagatgaagaaatgggG TTGAAAGAAGAAGAGCCACGGAAACCGAAATGGTTAGGGAAGACAAACTTTGTGGAGATCCGTTCATTTTGGCAGATTTTTAGAAGCTTTGATAGGTTATGGAACTTTCTTATCCTTTCACTTCAG GCTATGATAATTATGGCATCTCATGATTTGGAGTCGCCTCTACAAGTGTTTGATGCTGCAATACTGGAGGATGTTATGAGTATCTTCATTACGTCTGCCATCCTTAAACTTGTACATG CTATTCTGGACATTGTATTTACATGGAAAGCAAGAAGTACAATGGACTCTGCTCAAACTACAAAATGTCTACTGAAGGTGGTTGTTGCTATGATATGGACCACCATTCTTCCAATATTTTATGCAAATTCTCGACGAAAATATACTTGTTATTCAACAGACGGTGGAAGCTGGCTTGGAGAGTGGTGTTATTCCTCCTATATGGTTGCAGTTGCATTTTATTTGATGACTAACGCTTTTGACACAATTCTGTTTCTTGTGCCTGCGGTTGGAAAATACATTGAGACCTCCAATTTCCGTGTATGCACACTTTTGTCTTGGTGGACACAG CCTAGACTATTTGTTGGACGAGGAATGCAAGAAAGCCAACTCTCAATTCTGAA GTATACACTCTTTTGGGTCTTGTTATTGCTCAGCAAACTCACATTTAGCTATATATTTGAG ATAAAACCACTTATATCACCTACAAGACAGATCATGACGATTGGGGTTAAAGGTTATGACTGGCATGAGCTTTTCCCCAAAG TGAAGAATAATTGTGGAGCGATCGCTGCTATATGGGCACCTATTATATTT GTATATTTCATGGATGCACAAATCTGGTATTCTGTTTATTGTTCTGTTTTTGGTGGAGTGTATGGAATTCTGCGCCACCTTGGTGAA ATTAGGACCTTAGGAATGCTGAGAAGCAGATTTCACACTTTGCCTTCTGCATTCAACAAGTATCTCGTTCCACCACAAGCAAAAGACAGTCCGAATGGAATAAAAAGGTTGTTATTCCACCAGAGATTTCAAAAG GCTTCAGGAAATGAGAAGAATGGTGTTGTGAACTTTGCTCTTGTATGGAACCAAATTATTTATAGCTTCCGTGAAGAGGACTTGATTAGCAACAG GGAGGTGGATTTGATGAAAATACCTGTGTCATCAGAGTTATTCTTAGGCCGGGTTCGTTGGCCTGTATTCCTCTTAGCAAACCAG CTTTCAACAGCACTTTGTATAGCCCGAGATTTTGTGGGAAAAGATGCACAACTTttgaaaaagattaaaaaggacACCTGCATGTACCTGGTTGTAACTGAGTGTTATGAGTTACTGAAAGACATCCTAGAAATCCTTGTTGTTGGTGACCTGGAGAGAAG GATTGTTTCTAGTATATTCATTGAAATTGAGGAGAGTATTGGAAGATCAACTTTTATTAAGGACCTAAAGATAAGTGAACTACCACAGTTACATGAGAAATGTATCGAGTTAGTTGAACTTCTG GTTGAGGGAAATGAAGACCACCATAGCACGGTAGTATTGGTACTCCAAGATATATTTGAGCTCGTAACCAGTGATTTGATGCGAAATGGTTCAAG AGTACTGGCTTCACTTCAGGCTGAACAAGAAAAGGAGCCAACTGAAATTTTTTCTAGTCCAATTGAGCCACTACTGTTTGCATCAAAGCGCTGTATCCATTTTCCGTTGCCAGATACTGACTCCATAATGGAAAAG ATCAAACGATTTCTTTTGCTGCTCACTATCAAAGATAAAGCATTGGATGTGCCCAAGAACCTGGAGGCTCGGAGACGGATTTCATTTTTTGCCACATCTCTATTTATGGACATGCCAAGTGCCCCAAAAGTACGCAACATGCTGTCTTTCAG CATTCTGACTCCACACTACATGGAAGAAGTTAAGTTTTCATCAAAAGAGCTTCGTTCACGCAAACAAGGAGtgtccattaatttctatatgaAGAAGATATATCCAG ATGAATGGGAAAACTTTTCAGAACGTATAGGAATGGAAATATCAAATGAATCCAATGATGACCTTTATGAGGAAGATCTGAGGAAATGGGCATCTTTTCGAGGGCAAACTCTAAGCAGGACAG TGCGAGGAATGATGTACTACAGGGAAGCTATAAAGTTGCAAGCTTTTCTTGACATGGCTGAGAATGATG ACATACTTAGAGGTTATGACAATGACAGATTAGCAGCTCAACTTGAAGCATTAGCAGACATGAAATTTACTCATGTTGTTTCCTGTCAAATGTTTGGATCTCAAAAGACCTCCGGAGACCCACAGGCACAAGACATACTTGATTTGATGAAAAT GTATCCTTCTCTCCGTGTTGCATAtgttgaagagaaagaagaaggaaaatctcAAAAAACTTATTCATCTATACTGGTTAAAGCTATCAACGGTTTTGACCAG GAGGTGTATCGCATTAAACTCCCTGGTTCACCAAATATTGGAGAAGGCAAACCAGAGAATCAAAATCATGCCATAATTTTTACACGCGGGGAAGCTCTCCAAGCAATCGACATGAACCAA GATAATTATATGGAAGAAGCTCTCAAAATGAGAAATATCTTGCAGGAATTTCTGAATAACCGAGGTCATAGGCCTCCCACGATCATTGGCATGAGAGAACATATATTTACTGGAAG TGTTTCTTCTTTAGCTTGGTTCATGTCCTATCAAGAAACCAGCTTTGTTACAATTGGCCAAAGACTTCTAGCTAACCCACTCAG GGTCAGGTTCCATTATGGTCATCCTGATTTGTTTGATAGAATATTTCACTTGACAAGGGGAGGCATAAGCAAAGCATCAAAAACAATTAACTTGAGTGAGGATGTTTTCGCAG GATTTAACACTACACTACGCCGGGGATGTGTTACATATCTTGAGTATATGCAAGTTGGCAAAGGTCGTGATGTAGGACTCAACCAGATCTCAAAGTTTGAAGCGAAAGTAGCAAATGGCAACAGTGAGCAAACAATTAGTCGAGACATATACCGCCTTGGACATCGATTTGACTTCTTTCGGATGCTCTCTTGTTATTTCACAACAATAGGTTTCTACTTTAACAGCCTG ATATCAGTgataacaatttatgtgttcCTTTACGGCCAGTTATACCTAGTCCTAAGCGGTCTTCAAAAAGCACTTCTGATTGAGGCAAAAGTGCAAAACTTAAAATCACTTGAAACGGCTTTAGCCTCACAGTCATTTATCCAGCTTGGGCTCTTGACAGGCTTACCAATGGTTATAGAGATTGGGCTGGAGAGAGGGTTTCTCAATGCACTTAAAGATTTTGTGCTCATGCAACTGCAACTAGCTGCTGTATTCTTTACATTTTCATATGGTACCAAATCTCACTACTTTGGTAGAACAATCCTCCATGGGGGTGCCAAGTATAGGCCAACTGGGCGCAAGGTTGTGGTTTTTCATGCAAGCTTCACTGAAAACTATAGATTATACTCACGGAGCCACTTTATAAAAGGATTTGAGCTTCTGCTTCTGTTGATTGTTTATGATTTATTTAGACGAGCATACGAAAACACCATGGTTTATGTACTGATTACTTATGCAGTCTGGTTCATGTCAATGACTTGGTTGCTTGCACCATTTCTATTTAATCCCTCTGGATTTGACTGGGGCAAGATAGTAGATGACTGGAAAGATTGGAACAAGTGGATACAGCAGCAAGGTGGTATAGGAATCCAACAGGATAAAAGTTGGCAGTCATGGTGGTATGACGAGCAAGCTCATCTCCGTCATTCAGGGCTGCTTTCTCGGTTGATTGAGATACTTCTTTCTCTAAGATTTTTTATTTACCAATATGGATTGGTCTATCACCTTGATATATCCGGGGACAataaaaatttcattgtttatttGCTCTCATGGGTTGTCATTGTCATGATTTTCCTTTTGGTCAAG GCTGTCAGTATTGGGAGGCACTTTCTCAGCGCTAACTATCATCTAGCCTTCCGGCTCTTCAAAGCACTGCTTTTCCTGGGAGTTGTGTCTACAATTATAACCCTCTCAATCATCTGTGATCTATCAGTGCGAGATTTGATCGTCTGCTGTCTAGCGTTTCTGCCAACCGGATGGGGCTTGATAATG GTTGCACAGGCTGTGAGACCGATGATTGAAGGAACCGGGCTATGGCATTTCACTCAGGTGTTTGCTCAAGCTTATGATTATGGAATGGGAGTAGTTATCTTTGCTCCTCTAGCTTGCCTGGCTTGGATGCCAATCATTTCCGCCTTCCAAACACGTTTTCTTTTCAACGAGGCTTTCAACAGGAGCCTGCAGATTGACTCTATTCTGTATGGGAAGAAGAAACGAAAATGA